The DNA sequence ATACGGTAGGAAAAATTTTGATAACTCTATTGATTTTATAGACTATATTACCAACTTATTACATACTAATGATTCCATAAAAGAAAAATTTATCGGGCGTCTTATTCCTTTATTCAGGAATATATACATGCAGAAATTTTTAACGGATTTTGGAATATTTACTAATGATAAACTGATATCATTATTTTTCAGACAAATAGGTAATAAAATTTTACCTCAAATTTCTGATGACCAAACGCTGCTCTCATTAGCTAATGAAGTTCTTTATTCTAATGTAAACCATAATTTCATGAAATTGATTCCGCTGGACCGATGGGAAAAATTTTATGAAGTTTTATTTAATGATGATGTAATTATTTGTAATAGGGGATATGTAATTAAACAAATCAGAGAAGGGGCTCTCATATTAATTGACAGGGTTATAGGAGGAGCTGCAGATACAGAAGTTTTTAAAATGAGTTACATAAGGAATATTGAAGAAAACCCATTTCAAAAATTAACCAGCAGTCTTATAAAGATATTACAAGATCATGAAATTATAAATCAAGAAAAAATAGATACTTTATCCGATCAAATCAAATTATGTAAAATTTACTTAGATAATATCATTGATCAAAAAGAAAGTAAAGGTATATCTTTACCGATTACGATTAAAGTAACCTGTTTAAGACAACAATTGGATCGTATACTTATACTTTTAAATGCTCTCTATCTACTGGATAATAAATCTTTATCCCTTGCAATGGCTAACATTACTAAAAAATTATTGGGTATATACTCAACAAAAAGTAGTGTTACAAACTCATTTCAAAGTACACTTTATGTAGTTGCTTCTTTAGTAACATGGCACAATAGACAAGCGGGAAAAAAATACATAACCAATACATCAAAAGAGTACATCCAAATGCTTTATTCTGCAATGGGAGGAGGTTTTTTGGTGGCTATTTTATGTTTTATAAAAGCTCAAATAGGTATGCGTACTTATACGCCTTTTATCCAAGCCTTATTGTACAGTCTAAATTATTCCTGGGGATTTGTTTCTATATACCTAATTCATTGGACCTTAGCAACCAAACAACCCGCCATGACAGCGGCTACATTGGCTCATGCTTTAAATCAAGATGAAAAATCTGCCAATGATTATACAGAGTTTGGATTGTTATTTTCAAGAATATTCAGAAGCCAGTTTATCGCTTTTATAGGTAATGTTTTTGCAGCTTTTGTTGTTGGCGTAGGATTATATTACTTTTTGTCCTATTTTACAGGAATTCAGCTATTGAACTTGCATAAAGCAACCGATTTTAGAGATGAAGTGGTTCACCTTGATTTTAAAATTTTTTGGTTTGCTTCCATTGCAGGTCTATTTTTGTTTATATCCGGCTTAATATCAGGAATCACAGAAAATTATACCCGCTATCACAATATACCGGAAAGGCTTTATAATCATCCTTTACTAAAACGTTTTGTCAAAGAAAAAAGAAGAAGGAGCTGGGCCAATTGGTATAATAAAAAAATAGGAGGTATCTCGGGAAATGTTTTTTTAGGTTTTTGTTTGGGGAGCGCATTTCTGATCGGTAACTTTTTAGGCGTACCTTTCGATATTCGCCATATTACATTTTCAGGAGGTAATTATGCAATGGCCTTATCGTTTTTTAACTTTGATATTTCATGTGGAGACTTTATTTTAGGATTTGTAGGAATTTTCGGAATAGGATTATTTAATTTTCTGGTAAGCTTTTCGTTATCATTATGGGTTGCTATGAAATCCGTTAATGTCCCGACTAAAGAAATGGGAAAAATACTTTATTCAGCATTAAAATTATTTATAAAAAATCCGGCTCGTTTTTTCTTACCAATAGAATAAAAAAAACAACTTTCAGTGATCTTCTGAAAGTTGTTTTTAAATCCATTATCTCTTAAGATTTATTTTATAATACTTATTTTCTTGGAAATTTTTTTACCGTCATCTAATTGAAAATGTATAAAATATATTCCCGGTTGTGAAATATAAAAGCTATCACTAGTCAATCCGTTAATAGTTTTAGATTGAATAATCTGTCCCAAATTAGTAAAAATGGTAATTTGTGTAGTATTTGAAGGAAAATCACAAGTAAATTTATATTTAGCCGGATTAGGATATATTTTTACGCTTTTTTTATTTAAATCATTATTTTCATCAATAATTTTTTCTGAAAGAGCACGATAAGCATTGATTCTTCCATATCCGTAATATTTATCCCAACCGGGGGTATCCTCTAAAGGATTTCCCATTTGATCGTCAGCTGTTTTTTCAATAATAGCTTTAATATCGGCGGGAGTTCTGCGTGAATCTTGAGCCAAAAGTAGAGAAGCTAATCCCACAACATGAGGAGTAGCCTGTGAAGTGCCACTTAAGCAATTATTTAGATTAAATATTGAATTATCATATATACTGCAAATAACATCTCCGGGAGCTACAACAGAAATATGATTTCCATAATTACTTCCGGTATTCGATGTGCGAAAAAAAGGATTAGAACGGTTAGATTCAGCATTTATAGCTCCAACCGCAATAACACCGGGATAGGCTGCGGGATAATTCTCCTGAATGCTATTTTCATTTCCCATAGCTGCTACTACGACCACATTATTTTTTATGGCTTTTTCAATTGCCGTACTCATTAATTGGGAATAATTTCTACTACCCAATGACAAATTAATTACTCTGGCGCCATTATCAACGGCGTAATGTATTGCATTGGCAATAGCAGTTGTATACCCGGAACCGTCGTTATCCAAAGTTTTTAGAATCATTAGCTTACAATACCAATCAATTCCGGCAAATCCCATACCATCATTAGCATTTGCTGCGATAATACCTGCAATATTGGTTGCATGGTCATTGGTGGAAGATAAGTCGTTGGGGTTTTGATTCTCGATAAAATTTTTACCTATATTAGACCAGAATCGGTTTTTAAGTTCCGGATGATTTATATTTAATCCTGTATCAATTATTGCCACAATTATAGAATCACTCCCTTTTTCAATTTCCCAGGCTTTTTCCATATTTATATCCGCTCCTATTTTGGAAGGATAATTATTTATAGCGGTTGAAATCGATCCGTCATTATGCAATCCCCATTGATATTTATAAAACGGATCATTTGGGTGAACAGTTGTAGATTGAACTTGAGTAG is a window from the Apibacter sp. B3706 genome containing:
- a CDS encoding site-specific recombinase → MEEKLIKILNNREERNFLLSLLKYGRKNFDNSIDFIDYITNLLHTNDSIKEKFIGRLIPLFRNIYMQKFLTDFGIFTNDKLISLFFRQIGNKILPQISDDQTLLSLANEVLYSNVNHNFMKLIPLDRWEKFYEVLFNDDVIICNRGYVIKQIREGALILIDRVIGGAADTEVFKMSYIRNIEENPFQKLTSSLIKILQDHEIINQEKIDTLSDQIKLCKIYLDNIIDQKESKGISLPITIKVTCLRQQLDRILILLNALYLLDNKSLSLAMANITKKLLGIYSTKSSVTNSFQSTLYVVASLVTWHNRQAGKKYITNTSKEYIQMLYSAMGGGFLVAILCFIKAQIGMRTYTPFIQALLYSLNYSWGFVSIYLIHWTLATKQPAMTAATLAHALNQDEKSANDYTEFGLLFSRIFRSQFIAFIGNVFAAFVVGVGLYYFLSYFTGIQLLNLHKATDFRDEVVHLDFKIFWFASIAGLFLFISGLISGITENYTRYHNIPERLYNHPLLKRFVKEKRRRSWANWYNKKIGGISGNVFLGFCLGSAFLIGNFLGVPFDIRHITFSGGNYAMALSFFNFDISCGDFILGFVGIFGIGLFNFLVSFSLSLWVAMKSVNVPTKEMGKILYSALKLFIKNPARFFLPIE
- a CDS encoding S8 family serine peptidase — encoded protein: MKKKYAVLFYLFSLLFINAQTGNKIIVKLKDSSHGELNRANKVSGINRLFSSSKAEKIVLSEKDHNTIYTVEFPEHSDLKKIIEEYYKTGEIEYAEPDYIYTTQVQSTTVHPNDPFYKYQWGLHNDGSISTAINNYPSKIGADINMEKAWEIEKGSDSIIVAIIDTGLNINHPELKNRFWSNIGKNFIENQNPNDLSSTNDHATNIAGIIAANANDGMGFAGIDWYCKLMILKTLDNDGSGYTTAIANAIHYAVDNGARVINLSLGSRNYSQLMSTAIEKAIKNNVVVVAAMGNENSIQENYPAAYPGVIAVGAINAESNRSNPFFRTSNTGSNYGNHISVVAPGDVICSIYDNSIFNLNNCLSGTSQATPHVVGLASLLLAQDSRRTPADIKAIIEKTADDQMGNPLEDTPGWDKYYGYGRINAYRALSEKIIDENNDLNKKSVKIYPNPAKYKFTCDFPSNTTQITIFTNLGQIIQSKTINGLTSDSFYISQPGIYFIHFQLDDGKKISKKISIIK